The DNA sequence TATCAGAAAAGCTTGCCTATGCAGGCAATAGGTTACTTAGTTAATCCTCTCCGTACACTTACCAGGTTGGCAGGGATATGACTTAGACTTTGCAGGTGTCCTGATCAAAATTCAGTTTAAGAGGTCTTTGAGCCTTTCTCCAGATTCAGAAAGGAGCTCTCCTTTCCACTCGGAAACGTTGCGGGTTTCGGAGGAGAAGTTGGCTCCTATAATGGCAAGGTCTTTCCCTTTATGGGTATAGGGGTTAAAGTAACCCTTTTGATGGATTTGTTGAAGCGCTTTTTCAGCAGAACCATCGAGCTTGAGCTCGAGGATGTAAGTGGTTTTGGGCATCTCAAGCATCACATCGATCCGCCCGGTGTTTGTCGCTCTTTCTGATAAGGGATCAAACCCCATCCCATGAAGCATGGCGAGGAGCATGGCTTGATAGGTCCGTTCCTTGGCCCCTGCAAAGACTTGATAAGCAAAACTTGCAAATCCCGTCTTAATATGATCGAAGACAATCCCTATTTGATGCCTTTCAAGCGCTTTTACGAACTTTTCCGAGGACCGAACGTCGGTGGTTTTCGTAAAGTGTTTGATCAAAGAGTGCATGAAGGCCGTTCGGACCTCTTCGTTAGGAAGTCCTAGGTTATACCGTTTTGAGAGTGGATTGTAGTCTTTAATGGTAAAATATCCCGATTGATACATCAGGGCCTTTAAGTCGATCTGTTCGAGTGAGCTGATATCCATCAGCTCCTCTCCCCTAGCTGTTGTTCCATCGAGTGAAACCATCGATTGGGGGTGTTTTTTGAGTTGGCTGACCAAAAACGATGGGGTTCCTGTGCTATACCAATATCCGGCAGGCTCTTTTTCATCCATAAAGTTAAGTGTAGAGAAGGGGTTGTAGACACAGGCCTCGCTTTTCGAAAAGCGATATCCGTTATACCATTTACGCACCTCTTCTAAGACTTTTTCCCTCGATGTGTTTTGGCGCTCAGAAACGATCGATTCAATATGTTCAGCAAAAGAGTCTTTCAACTCCTCTTCTGTGTACCCCATCATATCTGCATACCTGGGATCCATTGTAATATCTTTTAAATTGTTAAGGGACGAGAAAAGGGAAACCCGGGAAAACTTACTGATGCCAGTCACAAATATAAAACGGAGCTCAGCATCTAGCCCTTTTAAAGTCCCGAAAAACCCCTTCAAGATGTCTCTATTTTTTCTAGCGGTAGCGAGGTCCCCCAAGCGATCGATAATCGGCTTGTCATACTCATCGATTAAGACTGCAACCTTGCTTTTATACTTCTCCGATAACCCAACAATCAACGTATCGAGTGCAACTTGGATATCGGTTGTGATGATAGAGATATTGTGCTTTCTAGCGATAATTTCGAGCCTGACTCGCAAAGCGGTTCGAAGCTCATCAGGGGTTTCGTTTGCTATTTTTGAGAAATCCAGATAAAGGACAGGATATTTTTGCCAGTCGTAGTCGCTTTTATAAATCTCGCACGTTTTGAATAACTCTTTGTTTCCTTTAAAGATTTCTTCCAGTGTGTTTAAAAACAAAGA is a window from the Candidatus Neptunochlamydia vexilliferae genome containing:
- a CDS encoding ATP-binding protein — protein: MKKLPIGIQSITKILSKGDYLYVDKTPFAKKLLDEDAPYYFMSRPRRFGKSLFLNTLEEIFKGNKELFKTCEIYKSDYDWQKYPVLYLDFSKIANETPDELRTALRVRLEIIARKHNISIITTDIQVALDTLIVGLSEKYKSKVAVLIDEYDKPIIDRLGDLATARKNRDILKGFFGTLKGLDAELRFIFVTGISKFSRVSLFSSLNNLKDITMDPRYADMMGYTEEELKDSFAEHIESIVSERQNTSREKVLEEVRKWYNGYRFSKSEACVYNPFSTLNFMDEKEPAGYWYSTGTPSFLVSQLKKHPQSMVSLDGTTARGEELMDISSLEQIDLKALMYQSGYFTIKDYNPLSKRYNLGLPNEEVRTAFMHSLIKHFTKTTDVRSSEKFVKALERHQIGIVFDHIKTGFASFAYQVFAGAKERTYQAMLLAMLHGMGFDPLSERATNTGRIDVMLEMPKTTYILELKLDGSAEKALQQIHQKGYFNPYTHKGKDLAIIGANFSSETRNVSEWKGELLSESGERLKDLLN